A window of Propionispora hippei DSM 15287 contains these coding sequences:
- a CDS encoding PDZ domain-containing protein → MGFSYDYSPQHINYVKFIETPEGTWLNLDHWTGPPLYDSYYGWKDRTAIDDATRKIHQTYVALEPWGDYGISLQGSPLKTPLIVDKVNLKLHPELDGLKPGDQIIAVNGKDTKAFLRYEMDYLMWYSKEHPDLRLTVQNKTQGAFEITAKAHISDPLVDNVDYEAINKKEDYLWYKKRTPLAYTPSFYAPYEIFDPYGPQNVPLVSPRTIFLIE, encoded by the coding sequence ATTGGTTTTAGCTATGACTATTCGCCACAGCATATAAATTATGTAAAATTTATCGAAACGCCGGAAGGAACCTGGTTAAACCTTGATCATTGGACAGGACCACCCCTTTATGATAGCTACTATGGATGGAAGGATCGGACTGCTATTGATGATGCGACCCGGAAAATTCACCAGACCTATGTAGCGCTTGAACCTTGGGGGGATTATGGAATTTCCCTACAAGGAAGTCCTTTAAAGACTCCTTTAATTGTGGACAAGGTGAATTTGAAACTGCATCCGGAGCTTGACGGGTTAAAACCAGGGGATCAAATCATTGCAGTAAATGGCAAAGATACGAAGGCTTTTTTGCGTTATGAAATGGATTATCTTATGTGGTATAGTAAGGAACATCCGGATTTAAGGCTTACAGTCCAGAATAAAACGCAAGGTGCTTTTGAGATTACTGCCAAAGCACACATTAGTGATCCGCTTGTAGATAATGTAGATTATGAGGCAATTAATAAAAAGGAAGATTATCTTTGGTATAAAAAGAGAACTCCATTAGCCTATACACCAAGTTTTTATGCGCCGTATGAGATTTTTGATCCATATGGGCCGCAAAATGTACCTTTGGTGTCTCCAAGAACAATTTTTTTGATAGAGTGA